The DNA sequence CCTCGGTGCGGGCGCCGCCCACCGCAGGAAGCGGGATTTCCTCCCCTGGTCCGCGCTGGCGGGCCTGGCATGGGCGGGTTACAGCGTGGGGCTCGGCTACTTCGGCGGCCGGTGGCTGGGCTCGACGTGGTTCGGCACGGCCGTCTCCGTACTGGCGCTGTTCGTGGCGGGCGCGCTGGCCGCGTTCGTGGTGAAGCGCCCGGCGACGCGGCCAGGGACGGTGCCGGGGGCCGAAACCAAGGCTGAGGCAGGGGAGCCGCCCGAGACGGTGCCGATGACAACGGAAGCACCGGCCTCCGGACCCGCGGCCGGGCGCGGGCCCGGGTCCGCGCCCGCGGCCTCGGCCGTGGCTCCGAGGACATCCCCGCCCATGGCCCTGCCCGCGCCCACGCCCACCCCCGGTGCCGCTCCTCCGGCCGGACCTGCGGGCCTCGGCGGGCCGGGACCGGTGTCGGCGCCCGCACCGGCCGCCCCCTGACCGGGAGGGCGCACCGGAGGGACGCACCCGGAGGGGCCGGCTTACGGGCGACGAGCCTCAGCCCCGGGCCGCGCCCCGTATCTCCAGGCCGTCGAGCAGCTTCATGGTGGCTGCGGTGATCTCGTCGACGGCCTGGTCGAAGACCTCCCGGTTGTGCGCGGCGGGCGCGCGGAACCCGGAGACCTTGCGTACGTACTGAAGGGCGGCGGCCCGCATGTCCTCCTCGGTGGCCTCTTCGGGGAGGGCGGGCGGGCGAAGCGTCTTGATGCTGCGGCACATGTCTCCAGTGTGGACCGCCCCACTGACAACGCACACCCGTCGCGCTCACCGTCGCCGCCCGCCCCCCGGCACAGGCGGGTCCGGCTTCCCGGCCGCAGGTCGCTCAGCTGCTCCGCACCGGGTCGCCCGGGGCCGACCGGTCGGTGCACAGGGCCCAGATGACGAAGACGTCGATCGCGATCGTGACGATGGCCCAGACCGGGGTGTACGGGAGCCACATGAAGTTGGCGATGAGGTTCAGGGAGGCGAGCACGATACCCGTGCCGCGGGCCCAGGCCGCGCCCTTGAGGATGCCCCAGCCCACGAGGATGAGGATGACGCCGAGGACGAGGTGGATCCAGCCCCACGAGGTCACGCTGAACTTGAAGACGTAGTCGTTGATGCTCGTATAGACGTCGTTCGAGGCGATCCCCGCGATGCCCTTCAGCACGCCGAGGACGCCGTCCACGAAGAGCAGGACACCGGCGAACACCGTTCCCCCGGCCGCCCACGGGCTGCCGGAGTTGCCGCCCGGACGGGGGCCGGCGGGGCGCGAGGCGCCGGGTGCGGGGGTGCTGGGCTGCGACATGTGAACTCCTTAGCCGGAACAGGCGCCGGGCGCCCGCTGTCCTGACCTGCCCTGGTGGTGCGTACGGATCAGCTCCGACGCTCCTCCCCGCCCAGGGGCGGGGCCACCCGGACGCGCCCGTTCGGATGACGTGTCACGGCGCGCCGACCGTGACGACGCGCCCCTGGGCATCGACGGTGAGCGCCACCCGCTCGACGCGGTTGACCAGGGAGACGCCCGCCCACACGACTCCCCACGCCAGGCACGAGAAGACGGTGAGGAAGGCGTGCAGCACGTGGTTCACGGGCTGGCCGCGCACCAGCACCACCTGGCTCTCCGAACGCGACTCGACGCGCCAGCCGTCCGCGATCCGCCGGCTCACGATCCAGTCCAGGATCAGTGCGCGCTGCACCGCGTCGGGGGGCTCGCCCCCGGCGGCGTAATAGCCGGGCGGCGGTTCGATCGAGGTGCTCTCCCGTACCGTTCGACGACGTCCCACGGGATCACTCCCAGGTGTCGAGGTCGCCGCCGCGCCATTCGATCAGCCCCGGCCGGTCCAGCTCGACGACCTTGTCGGGCCCCGGGGCGAACCCCGCGGCGCGCAGCAGCGCGGCCACCTCGCCCCGCCCGTGCGCCAGGCCCACGATCTGCCCGTGCACGGTGACCCGCCGCCCTCCGGTCGCGGAAGGCGGGTAGACGATCACGGGCGGGTGCTCGGCCATGCCTCCACGGTGCCCCGAGCGCCGCCCCCGCGCATCCCGGGAGGCAGGCTCCGTGCTCACGCGCGGCCCGGCGGAACCGCCCGAACGCGTCCTGGCGTCCCCGCCGACGTCCGTACGATCATGAACCGCGCCGGAGGACCCGCACTTGACCGCCATGGCTGCCCGCTACCTGTACCTCACCCGGCACGGTCAGGCCTCCGCCGACGAGAGCACGCTGACCGACGCCGGCCGCCGTCAGGCCGCCCTGCTCGGGGAGCGGCTCCGCGGAGCCCCGATCACGGCGATCCACCACGGCCCGCTCCCGCGCGCCGCGCAGACGGCGCGGCTGGTCGGCGAGCGGCTGACGGGAGCTCGCCTGCTGCCGTCCGAACCGGCCGGCGACTACATCCCGTACCTGCCGCGACGGGAGGAACTGCCGGCGGAGTCGGCCGACGAAACGCTCGCCCGGCTGGCCGGGTTCCCTGCGGCGGAGCGCGAGCAGGGCCCCGGGCTGGCCCGGCAGGCCCTAGCGCGGTTCACGGGACCGGTCGAGGGTGACGAGCCCCGCCACGAACTCCTCGTGACCCACAACTTCCTCGTCGGCTGGCTCGTCCGGGCGGCGCTGGACGCCCCGGAGTGGCGCTGGCTGGGCATCAACCACGCCAACGCCGCGCTGACGGTCATCCGCTACGCCCCCGGCCGCCCTCCGGCCCTCCTCCTGTTCAACGACACCGGCCACCTGCCCGCCGAACTCCGCTGGACCGGCTTCCCGCCCGAGCTGCACGTCTGAGCTGGGGGCGAATCGACGGGGCGGGCACACACCCGCCCCGGTCCCCGGAAACCGTCCAGACGCCGCCTCGTCCAGGTTCTCCGCCGCCGTCCGCCCATCGCGCGCGGGCGTCCACATGTCCCGCACACGCGCCCGGCGGAAGCGCCCTCGACGCGGCCGGCCTCCGCTCCTTACCTCCGGCGTAATCGACCGCCTCCGCCCGCCGCGGCAGGATCGGGCCCATCGACGGGAAGCCCTGACGGGCCCCGCCCCAGCAGCGAGGAGAGCGCCATGTCCGTCACGCCCCCCACCCCCACGGCAAGCCCGGCCGCCACAGCGCCTTCCGCCGCCGGTGCGACCCGGAGCGTAGTCCAGGAGTTTCTCGCGGCCCGGCTGGCCGGGGACACCGCACGGCTCACGGCGCTCTTCGCCGACGAGGTCGACTGGCTGCTGGCCGAGAACCCGGCCGTGCCGTGGATCCGCCCCCGGTCCACGGCCGCCGAATGCGCGGCCCAGTTCACGGAGTTGATGGAACACACCGTGCCCGAGGACGCCCGCGCCTCCGTCGACGCCTTCCTCGTGGACGGCCCCGACGCCGTCCTCATGGGTCACCTGTCGGGGACCGTGCGGGCAACAAACAGATCGTTCGGGGGACCGTTCGCGCTGCGCCTCACCGTCGAGAACGGCCGGATCACCCGGCACCACCTCTACGAGAACAGCCTGTCGATCGCGGAGGCGGTGGGTGACCGCGCGCATTGATCATGGATGCGAGAACGACGCCGAAGGCCCCCGACCATGGCTGGTCGGGGGCCTTCGCACTGGTGGGCGCGGACGGTTTCGAACCGCCGACATCTGCTTTGTAAGAGCAGCGCTCTACCCCTGAGCTACGCACCCGTGGATGAGGCAACAGCGTACATGGAGCGGGGTCCCTGCTCATAAACCGTTCCTGGGCGGGGTGGGGATGTCCCGTGGGCCTGCCGTCCGCGGGGCCTCCCCAGCGGCGGGTCCGGGGGATAACCCCACCACGAGACGGTAGCCGTCCGGATCCCGTCGTGGGGCGCCAGTGCATACGGTTCGAGTGCACCGGCAGCGACGTCCGGTGGCACCGTCCGGCAGCACGCACTGGGGGACCGATCACCGTGGACATCGTTACGAGCGCAGCGACCCGCACGCTCCGTGGGGCGCCTGGGCGGGCTCTCGCTCTGGGGGGCGGGGTCGCGTTGCTGGCCCTGGCTCTCACCGGGTGCGGGGGTACGGACGTCGACGGCGCCCCCGTCGAGCGCAAGTCGTTCGCTCTGGAGGGGAAGACCCTGACCATCGACTCCGAGAACGCGGCCGTGGACCTCGTGCCGGCCGATGTGAAGCAGGTCGAGGTGGAGCGGCAGGTCGACGGGTGGGTGGTGCTGGGCAGTGGGCCCGACCCCGTCTGGAGCATGGAGGGTGACACCCTCAAGCTGCGGGTGGAGTGTGACGCTCTGATCAACAACTGCGAGGCCCGGCACCGGGTGAAGGTGCCCCGCGGGGTCGATGTGACGGCCTCGTCGGACAACGGGAAGATCAGCGCCACCGGCTTCGACCGCGCGCTGGACCTCTCGTCGGACAACGGGAAGATCCATGTCCGGGACGCGAGCGGCGCGCTGAAGCTGAAGACCGACAACGGAAAGGTGCGGGCGGACCGGATCTCCGCCTCCTCCGTGGTGGCCCGGGCCGACAACGGGGAGATACGGCTGGCCTTCAGTTCCGTGCCCGACCTCGTGGACACCGTCAGCGACAACGGGGGTATCACCATCGACCTGCCGCCGGGCGGGCAGAAGTACGCGGTGGACGCTTCCGCCGACAACGGGAACGTGTCGATCGGGGTGCCGCGGGGCGACGACAGCGCGCATGTGGTGAAGGCGCGCAGCGACAACGGCCAAGTCACTGTTCGAAGCGCGAACTAACCGACCCGTGTGTTCGTCCTTACCTGGTGGGAGAATGTA is a window from the Streptomyces sp. MMBL 11-1 genome containing:
- a CDS encoding nuclear transport factor 2 family protein, with product MSVTPPTPTASPAATAPSAAGATRSVVQEFLAARLAGDTARLTALFADEVDWLLAENPAVPWIRPRSTAAECAAQFTELMEHTVPEDARASVDAFLVDGPDAVLMGHLSGTVRATNRSFGGPFALRLTVENGRITRHHLYENSLSIAEAVGDRAH
- a CDS encoding DedA family protein, translating into MLESVGALTSSPWIYAVVALSVLLDVFLPLLPSGVLVITAATAAAAGTTTVSGAGEGTGGQVPSLVVLILCAAAASVLGDLVAYRLAWRGGDRLDRAIARSRRLTSAQERLGAALSRGGGALVIIARFAPAGRSVVSLGAGAAHRRKRDFLPWSALAGLAWAGYSVGLGYFGGRWLGSTWFGTAVSVLALFVAGALAAFVVKRPATRPGTVPGAETKAEAGEPPETVPMTTEAPASGPAAGRGPGSAPAASAVAPRTSPPMALPAPTPTPGAAPPAGPAGLGGPGPVSAPAPAAP
- a CDS encoding DUF7144 family membrane protein, which codes for MSQPSTPAPGASRPAGPRPGGNSGSPWAAGGTVFAGVLLFVDGVLGVLKGIAGIASNDVYTSINDYVFKFSVTSWGWIHLVLGVILILVGWGILKGAAWARGTGIVLASLNLIANFMWLPYTPVWAIVTIAIDVFVIWALCTDRSAPGDPVRSS
- a CDS encoding DUF2277 domain-containing protein: MCRSIKTLRPPALPEEATEEDMRAAALQYVRKVSGFRAPAAHNREVFDQAVDEITAATMKLLDGLEIRGAARG
- a CDS encoding DUF4097 family beta strand repeat-containing protein, which codes for MDIVTSAATRTLRGAPGRALALGGGVALLALALTGCGGTDVDGAPVERKSFALEGKTLTIDSENAAVDLVPADVKQVEVERQVDGWVVLGSGPDPVWSMEGDTLKLRVECDALINNCEARHRVKVPRGVDVTASSDNGKISATGFDRALDLSSDNGKIHVRDASGALKLKTDNGKVRADRISASSVVARADNGEIRLAFSSVPDLVDTVSDNGGITIDLPPGGQKYAVDASADNGNVSIGVPRGDDSAHVVKARSDNGQVTVRSAN
- a CDS encoding histidine phosphatase family protein — translated: MTAMAARYLYLTRHGQASADESTLTDAGRRQAALLGERLRGAPITAIHHGPLPRAAQTARLVGERLTGARLLPSEPAGDYIPYLPRREELPAESADETLARLAGFPAAEREQGPGLARQALARFTGPVEGDEPRHELLVTHNFLVGWLVRAALDAPEWRWLGINHANAALTVIRYAPGRPPALLLFNDTGHLPAELRWTGFPPELHV